One genomic window of Streptomyces sp. WP-1 includes the following:
- a CDS encoding phytanoyl-CoA dioxygenase family protein: protein MPALDATQLDQYAAKGYLVVENVLSASELQELREVTDSFAAQAGDENADRRILDIGEHEGRPYVRRVKSPHRHHPVYDATVRHPGILDIVAGLLGDDLRLYGSKINLKLPSGTGDAIQWHQDWGFYPHTNDSLVAVGVLLDDMTEENGPLLVVPGSHLGEVYSHNQGGRFAGALDHTQIKDMLDNAVQLTAPAGSITLHHVRAVHASGPNRSTGSRRVIFQNYAAADAWPLVGCGAPGDRHLCAGGDWDAYQDLLVRGQDRQVRLAQVPVHLPLPGAKDSSSVFTTQSGADKNYFASSGAME from the coding sequence ATGCCCGCTCTCGACGCAACGCAGCTCGACCAGTACGCCGCCAAGGGCTACCTCGTGGTGGAGAACGTCCTCAGCGCTTCCGAACTCCAGGAACTGCGCGAGGTCACCGACAGCTTCGCCGCCCAGGCCGGCGACGAGAACGCCGACCGCCGCATCCTCGACATCGGCGAGCACGAGGGCCGCCCCTACGTGCGGCGCGTCAAGTCGCCGCACCGCCACCACCCGGTCTACGACGCGACGGTGCGCCACCCCGGCATCCTCGACATCGTCGCCGGCCTCCTCGGCGACGACCTGCGCCTGTACGGCAGCAAGATCAACCTGAAGCTGCCCTCCGGCACCGGCGACGCCATCCAGTGGCACCAGGACTGGGGCTTCTACCCGCACACCAACGACTCCCTGGTCGCCGTCGGTGTCCTCCTGGACGACATGACCGAGGAGAACGGACCCCTCCTGGTCGTGCCCGGCTCGCACCTGGGGGAGGTGTACTCCCACAACCAGGGCGGCCGTTTCGCCGGCGCCCTGGACCACACCCAGATCAAGGACATGCTCGACAACGCCGTCCAGCTGACCGCGCCCGCCGGGTCCATCACCCTGCACCACGTGCGCGCCGTCCACGCCAGCGGCCCCAACCGCTCCACCGGCTCGCGCCGCGTCATCTTCCAGAACTACGCCGCCGCCGACGCCTGGCCGCTCGTGGGCTGCGGCGCCCCCGGCGACCGCCACCTGTGCGCGGGCGGCGACTGGGACGCCTACCAGGACCTCCTGGTGCGCGGCCAGGACCGCCAGGTCCGCCTCGCCCAGGTCCCGGTCCACCTGCCGCTGCCCGGTGCGAAGGACTCCTCCTCGGTGTTCACCACCCAGAGCGGCGCCGACAAGAACTACTTCGCCTCCTCGGGGGCCATGGAGTGA